Part of the Burkholderia humptydooensis genome, AACACGCACATCTACGCACAGGTGTTCTCGCCCTGCGGCACCAAGGTGCTGGCCAGCGCGTCGACGCTCGAAGCCGAAGTTCGTGCGCAGCTCGCCGACAAGTCGGGCAAGGGCGGCAACGTCGCCGCCGCCACGCTGATCGGCAAGCGTATCGCCGAGAAGGCCAAGGCCGCCGGCATCGAATCCGTCGCCTTCGACCGCTCGGGCTTCCGCTACCACGGCCGCGTGAAGGCGCTGGCCGAGGCAGCTCGCGAAGCTGGGCTCAAGTTCTAAGGAAGGAATCGTCATGGCAAAGATGCAAGCGAAAGTTCAGGCTGACGAGCGCGACGACGGCCTTCGCGAAAAAATGATTTCGGTCAATCGCGTGACCAAGGTCGTGAAGGGTGGCCGGATTCTCGGCTTCGCCGCGCTGACCGTGGTCGGCGATGGCGATGGCCGCGTCGGCATGGGCAAGGGCAAGGCGAAGGAAGTGCCCGTCGCTGTTCAGAAGGCGATGGAGCAGGCCCGCCGCAACATGTTCAAGGTGCCGCTGAAGAACGGTACGCTGCAGCACGAAGTGCACGGCAAGCACGGCGCATCGACGGTCCTCCTCGCTCCGGCGAAGGACGGTACCGGCGTGATCGCCGGCGGCCCGATGCGCGCGGTGTTCGACGTGATGGGCGTGCAGAACGTCGTCGCGAAGAGCCACGGCTCGACGAACCCGTACAACCTCGTTCGTGCGACGCTGGACGGCCTGCGCAAGCAGTCGACCCCGGCTGACATCGCGGCGAAGCGCGGCAAGTCCGTCGAAGAAATTTTGGGCTAAGCCCAGGTGGTCACCATGTCTGAAAAAACTGTCAAGGTTCAGCTCGTGAAGAGCCTGATTGGGACCCGCGAATCGCACCGCGCCACCGTGCGCGGTCTGGGTCTGCGCCGTCTCAACTCGGTCAGCGAGCTGCAGGATACGCCGGCGGTGCGCGGGATGATCAACAAGGTCTCGTACCTTGTCAAGGTCATCGGTTAAGCGGCCGACTACGGATCAAGGAGTTGATATGGAATTGAATAACCTGAAGCCGGCGGAAGGCGCGAAGCATGCGAAGCGTCGCGTTGGCCGCGGCATCGGTTCCGGCCTCGGTAAGACGGCCGGCCGTGGTCACAAGGGTCAGAAATCGCGTTCGGGCGGCTTCCACAAGGTCGGCTTCGAAGGCGGTCAGATGCCGCTGCAGCGTCGTCTGCCGAAGCGCGGCTTCACGTCGCTGACGAAGGAATTCGTCGGTGAAGTGCGCCTTGGCGACATCGAGAAGCTGCCGGTCGACGAAGTCGATCTGCTCGCTCTGAAGCAAGCCGGCCTCGTCGGCGAACTGACGAAGAGCGCGAAGATCATCGCGACGGGCGAGATCAAGCGCAAGATCGTCGTCAAGGGTCTCGGTGCGACGAAGGGTGCGCGCGCCGCGATCGAAGCGGCCGGCGGTTCGTTTGCCGAGTGACACGCAACGCGTGCCGTCACTAGCATTTGCATCGGAGAAGATACTTGGCTAACAGCCCGAGTCTCGCAAAACCCGGTCGAAGCACGGCGAAGTTCGGCGATCTGCGCCGGCGTGCAATGTTCTTGCTGCTGGCGCTGATCGTCTATCGCATCGGCGCGCACATCCCGGTGCCGGGCATCGACCCGGATCAACTGGCGAAGCTGTTCCAGAGCCAGGCGGGCGGCATCCTGGGCATGTTCAACATGTTCTCGGGTGGCGCGCTGTCGCGCTTCACGATCTTCGCGCTGGGGATCATGCCGTACATCTCGGCGTCGATCATCATGCAACTGATGGCGATCGTGTCGCCGCAGCTCGAGGCGCTGAAGAAGGAAGGGCAGGCCGGACAGCGGAAGATCACGCAGTACACGCGGTATTTCACCGTGGTGCTCGCGACGTTCCAGGCTTTCGGCATCGCGGCCGCGCTGGAGAACCAGCCGGGGCTCGTGACCGATCCGGGCGCGGTGTTCCGTCTGACGACGGTCGTCACGCTGGTGACGGGCACGATGTTCCTGATGTGGCTCGGCGAGCAGATCACCGAGCGCGGTCTCGGCAACGGCATTTCGATCATCATCTTCGGCGGGATCGCAGCAGGGTTCCCGAATGCCGTCGGTGGGCTGTTCGAACTGGTGCGCACGGGTTCGATGAGCATCATTTCGGCGATCATCATCGTCGTTCTGATTGCCGCGGTGACTTACCTGGTCGTGTTCATCGAACGCGGTCAGCGCAAGATCCTCGTGAACTACGCGAAGCGCCAGGTCGGCAACAAGATCTATGGCGGGCAGTCGTCCCACCTGCCGCTGAAGCTGAACATGTCGGGCGTGATTCCGCCGATCTTCGCATCGTCGATCATCCTGTTCCCGGCGACGATCCTGAGCTGGTTCAGCTCGGGCGAGCGCAAGGGATGGCTGTCCGACACGCTGCACAACGTCGCGGAAGCGCTGAAGCCGGGCCAGCCGGTCTATGTGCTGCTGTACACGCTGGCAATCGTGTTTTTCTGCTTCTTCTACACCGCGCTGGTGTTCAACAGCAGGGAAACCGCAGACAACCTGAAGAAGAGCGGCGCGTTCGTGCCGGGCATCCGTCCGGGCGACCAGACCGCGCGATACATCGACCGGATCCTCACGCGTCTCACGCTGGCCGGTGCGGTCTACATCGTCTTCGTGTGTCTGCTGCCGGAGTTCCTGGTGCTGCGCTGGAACGTGCCGTTTTATTTTGGTGGAACGTCGCTGCTGATCATTGTCGTCGTCACGATGGACTTCATGGCGCAGGTGCAGTCGTACGTTATGTCGCAACAGTATGAGTCGCTGCTCAAGAAAGCCAATTTCAAGGGCGGCAACATCCCAATGCGTTAAAAAGGACTTATGGCCAAAGACGATGTAATCCAGATGCAGGGTGAGGTGATCGAAAACCTTCCGAATGCGACCTTCCGGGTGAAGCTGGAAAACGGCCATGTCGTATTGGGACATATCTCCGGAAAGATGCGGATGCACTACATCCGTATCCTTCCCGGCGACAAGGTGACGGTTGAATTGACGCCTTACGATCTGTCTCGTGCGCGGATCGTGTTCCGGGCGAAGTGATTTGGAAAAAGGGTAATATCATGAAAGTGATGGCATCGGTTAAGCGCATTTGCCGCAATTGCAAGATCATCAAGCGCAAAGGCGTGGTTCGCGTGATCTGCAGCTCGGATCCGCGTCACAAGCAGCGCCAAGGCTGACTGCGCGTTTGTTTGCGCTTTTTGTTTGAGGAAAAACAATGGCTCGTATCGCAGGGGTTAACATCCCGAATCACCAGCATACCGAAATCGGCCTGACGGCGATTTTCGGTATCGGCCGCACGCGCGCGCGCAGCATCTGCGTGGCATCCGGTGTGGCGTTTTCGAAGAAGGTCAAGGACCTGACCGACGCAGACCTCGAAAAGCTGCGTGAAGAAGTGGGCAAGTTTGTCGTCGAAGGCGATCTGCGCCGTGAAGTGACGATGAACATCAAGCGCCTGATGGATCTCGGCTGCTACCGCGGCGTCCGCCATCGCAAGGGTCTGCCCCTGCGCGGCCAGCGTACGCGTACGAACGCCCGTACCCGCAAGGGTCCGCGTCGTGCAGCGCAAGCGCTGAAGAAATAAGCTGACAGTTACAGGAAAACGTAATGGCTAAGGCTTCCAATACCGCGGCGCAACGCGTTCGCAAAAAGGTCAAGAAGAACGTCGCTGAAGGCGTGGTTCACGTTCATGCGTCGTTCAACAACACGATCATCACGATCACCGATCGCCAAGGCAATGCGCTGGCGTGGGCGACGTCGGGCGGCCAGGGCTTCAAGGGCTCGCGCAAATCGACGCCGTTCGCCGCACAGGTGGCTGCCGAGTCGGCCGGCCGCGTCGCGATGGAATATGGCGTGAAGAATCTGGAAGTGCGGATCAAGGGTCCCGGCCCGGGCCGCGAGTCGGCAGTGCGCGCGCTGCACGGCCTCGGCATCAAGATCACGGCGATCTCCGACGTGACGCCGATTCCGCACAACGGCTGCCGTCCGCCGAAGCGTCGCCGCATCTAACGATGCGTTGGCGCCTTGCCTGTCGCCGCTTTGCGTCGACGGGCCGCGCTTTTTGTTGCGCATTTGATTGACTAAGCCCACCGTTCGCCCCAAAGGGTGCGGACTAGCGCGGATCTCGATCCGCGTGATCGATATAGAGGAATGCAACGTGGCACGTTATATCGGCCCTAAGGCCAAGCTGTCCCGCCGTGAAGGCACCGATCTGTTCCTGAAGAGCGCGCGCCGCTCGCTCGCCGACAAGTGCAAGCTCGACAGCAAGCCCGGTCAGCATGGCCGCATCTCGGGTGCGCGCACGTCGGACTACGGCACGCAATTGCGCGAAAAGCAGAAGGTCAAGCGCATTTACGGCGTGCTCGAACGTCAGTTCCGCCGCTACTTCGCCGAAGCCGACCGCCGCAAGGGCAACACGGGTGAAAACCTGCTGCAACTGCTCGAGTCGCGTCTCGACAACGTCGTATACCGCATGGGCTTCGGCTCGACCCGCGCTGAAGCGCGCCAGCTCGTGAGCCACAAGGCGATCACCGTCAACGGCATCGTCGCGAACATTCCGTCGCAGCAAGTGAAGGCCGGCGACGTGGTCTCGATCCGTGAAAAGGCGAAGAAGCAAGCGCGTATCGTCGAAGCGCTGTCGCTGGCTGAGCAAGGCGGCATGCCGAGCTGGGTTGCGGTCGATGCGAAGAAGTTCGAAGGCACGTTCAAGCAAATGCCGGAGCGCGCCGACATCGCGGGCGACATCAACGAAAGCCTGATCGTCGAATTGTATTCGCGTTAATCCGATTGATGGCCGAGGTAACCTGCTTATTGCGTCCCGCAAGGCAGGACCTCGGCTGTTCATTTTCAGGTTGTTACCGGTCAGCCTTATCGGTGTAACGAGCCGAGGGTATTGAAAAGGAAAACCTATGCAAACCAGTTTGTTGAAACCCAAGATCATCGCCGTGGAATCGCTGGGCGAGAACCACGCGAAGGTGGTCATGGAGCCGTTCGAACGCGGTTACGGCCACACCTTGGGCAATGCGCTTCGCCGTGTGCTGCTGTCGTCGATGGTCGGCTACGCGCCGACCGAAGTGACGATCGCCGGCGTCGTGCACGAATATTCGACGCTTGATGGTGTGCAAGAGGACGTCGTCAACCTGCTGCTGAACCTGAAGGGCGTGGTGTTCAAACTGCATAACCGCGACGAAGTCACGGTGACGCTGCGCAAGGAAGGCGAAGGCGTCGTGACGGCCGGCGATATCGAGCTGGCCCACGATTGCGAAGTCATCAACCCGAATCACGTGATCGCGCATCTGTCGAAGGGCGGCAAGCTCGACGTGCAGATCAAGGTCGAGAAGGGCCGTGGCTATGTGCCGGGCAACGTGCGCCGCTATGGCGACGAAACGGCGAAGATCATCGGCCGCATCGTCCTCGACGCATCGTTTTCGCCGGTTCGCCGCGTGAGCTATGCGGTCGAGAGCGCGCGTGTCGAACAGCGCACCGACCTCGACAAGCTCGTGATGAACATCGAAACGAGCGGCGTCATCACGCCGGAAGAAGCGATCCGCCAGTCGGCACGCATCCTCGTCGACCAGTTGTCCGTGTTCGCGGCGCTGGAAGGCACGGAAACGGCCGCGGAAGCGCCGTCGCGCGCGCCGCAGATCGATCCGATCCTGTTGCGCCCGGTCGACGACCTCGAGCTGACTGTCCGTTCGGCGAACTGCCTGAAGGCCGAGAACATCTACTACATCGGCGACCTGATCCAGCGCACGGAAAACGAGTTGCTGAAGACGCCGAACCTCGGCCGCAAGTCGCTCAACGAGATCAAGGAAGTGCTCGCTTCGCGCGGTCTCACGCTGGGCATGAAGCTCGAGAACTGGCCGCCGGCTGGCCTCGACAAGTAATCCCGGTTATTGCAGTAACTGGTCAAGATGCGGATTTTCCTTTAAAATCCGCATCTTGCTTTTTTCCGTACCGGCCCGTGCGCCTGCTCGTCTCGCGCGATAGAAGAGCTGGATCAAAACTTTGAATCAAGGAAACTGAAATGCGTCACCGTCATGGTCTGCGGAAATTGAACCGCACGAGCAGCCACCGTCTGGCTATGCTCCGCAACATGTCCAACTCGCTGATCGAGCACGAAGTCATCAAGACGACGCTGCCGAAGGCGAAGGAACTCCGTAAGGTCGTCGAGCCCCTCATCACGCTCGGCAAGAAGCCGTCGCTCGCGAACCGCCGCCTGGCGTTCAACCGCCTGCGCGATCGCGATTCCGTCGCGAAGCTGTTCGACGTCCTCGGCCCGCGCTTCGCGAACCGTCCGGGTGGCTACCTGCGCATCCTGAAATTCGGTTTCCGCGTCGGCGACAACGCACCGATGGCGCTCGTCGAACTGCTCGACCGTCCGGAAGTCGAAGAGACCGAAAACGTCCAGGAAGCCGAATAAGCGTCTTCCCGCGCGTAGCACGAAGGGCCAAGCGATGCTTGGCCCTTTTTGTTTTTCGTTGACCGATTTCGTGCGTCGGATTGACGCGGATGCGCGAACCGCGCGCTTGCCCGACGTGCGATACGATATGACGTTTGAACGACGAGGCGGAGGCGCGAATGGTGATCGTGATGATGTTGACGACCGTGCCCGACGCCGCCGTCGCCCGCGCGCTCGCGGACGGCGCGCTGTCGGCCCGGCTCGCCGCGTGCGTATCCGAGCTCGGCGCGATCCGTTCGAGCTACCATTGGCAGGGCAAGGTCGAGACGGCCGACGAGATCCAGTTGTTGTTCAAGACGAGCGCGGTGCGCGCGCTGGAGCTCGAGCGGTACATCCAGTCGCACCATCCGTACGACGTCCCGGAGATCGTCTCGTGGCAGGCGACGGCGACCGCCGCATACGGCCATTGGGTCGCCACCGAAACTCAGCGTCTATTTCATGTTTAACCGTATTCCGCCTCACACGCAGTTCCTTCGCTTCCTGATCGCCGTCGCCGCGATGCTCGGCGCGCTGTTCGGCACGTCGTTCGCGGCGCGCGCGGCGGACGATTTCCTCGATCCCGCGGTCGCGTTCAAATTCAGCGTGAGCGAGGTGCCAGGCCAGGTCGACATCCATTTCAAGATCGCCGACGGCTATTACATGTATCGCGAGCGCTTCGCGTTTGCGGTGAAAAGCGGCTCGGCCACGCTCGGCGAGCCGCAGTTGCCGGCCGGGCACGTGAAGTTCGATCCGACGTTCCAGAAGAACGTCGAAACCTACCGCGGCGAACTGACGATCCACCTGCCGATCAAGCAGGCGTCGGGGCCGTTCGAGCTCGCGGTGACGTCGCAGGGCTGCGCGGACGAAGGGATCTGCTATCCGCCCGCCGAGCATGTCGCGCGAATCGACGGCGCGGCGCTCGGCGCAGCGGGCGCGGCGCCCGTCGCGGCGGCCGCCGGCGCCGATTCGCCCGCGGCCGACGGCGGCAGTTGGTACGAACGCGTGACGAGCGCCGACTACGCGCGCTCGCTGCTCGAAGGCCACGGATTCCTGACGATCATCGCGCTCTATTTCGTGGCCGGCATGGTGCTGAGCCTGTTGCCGTGCTCGTATCCGATGATCCCGATCCTGTCGGCGATCATCGTCGGCGAAGGCGCGCATGCGACGCGCGCGCGCGCGTTCGCGCTGTCGCTCACCTATGTGATCGGCATGGCGCTCGTTTATACGGCGCTCGGCGTCGCGGCCGCGCTCGTCGGGCAGAGCCTCGGCGCGTGGCTGCAGAATCCGTGGGTGCTCGGCGCGTTCGCGCTGCTGCTCACCGTGTTCGCGCTGCTGCTGATCGGCGGCATCGACATCGCGCTGCCGCAGCGCTGGCAGAGCGGCGCCGCGCAGACGACCGGGCCCCGCAAGGGCGGACGCTTCGTGGCCGTCGCGACGATGGGCGCGCTGTCCGCGCTCGTCGTCGGCGCCTGCATGACCGCGCCGCTCTTTGCCGTCCTCGCGTTCATCGCACATACGGGCAACGCATTCCTCGGCGGCGCCGCGCTCTTCTCGATGGGAATCGGCCTCGGCGTGCCGCTTCTCGTCATCGGTATCGGTGCAGGCACGCTGCTGCCCCGCGCCGGCGCATGGATGGACGGCGTGAAGGTATTTTTCGGCGTCGTGTTGCTCGCCGCCGCGCTGTGGATCGTCTGGCCGGCGCTGAACGCCGCGTCGCAGCTCGGTCTGGGCGCGTTGTGGCTGCTGATCGCCGCCGCCGCGCTCGGGCTCTTCACGCCGCATTCGGGCTCGTCGTCGATCTGGCGCCGGCTCGGGCGCGGGCTCGGCGCCGCGCTCGCGATCTGGGCGGCGACGCTTCTCGTCGGTCTCGCGGCGGGCTCGACCGATCCGCTGCGCCCGCTTGCCGTGCTCGCGGCGCGTGCGGCGCTGAGCAACGGCGTCGCCAACGCCGGCGCGGCTGCGTATGAAGGGCCGGCGTTCGCGCCGGTGCGCTCGATAGCCGAGCTCGACGAGATCGTGAAGACGTCGACCCGGCCGGTGCTGCTCGACTTCTATGCGGACTGGTGCGTGAGCTGCAAGGAGATGGAGCATCTGACGTTCACCGACGCGCGCGTCGGCGCGCGGTTTTCGCAGATGCGCCTCGTGCGCGCGGACGTGACCGCGAACACGCCCGACGAGCAGGCGCTCCTGAAGCGTTTCGGCCTGTTTGGGCCGCCGGGCATCATCATGTTCGACTCGAACGGGCAGGAGCGCGGGCGCGTCGTCGGCTATCAGTCGGCCGATCGCTTCCTGCGCAGTCTCGATCGGATGTCGTTGCCGGCCGCGTTGTCGGCGCCGTGACGGCGCGACGCGGACGCCGCCGATGCCGCGCGCGAACGTGCGGCGCGCCCCGCGATGCTCGCGGAACGTATGCCGGCGTGATTACTTCTGCGCGCGCAGCAATCGCGCCGCATCGAGCGCGAAGTACGTGAGAATGCCATCCGCGCCCGCGCGCTTGAACGCGAGCAGCGATTCGAGCACGACCTTGTCGTGATCGAGCCAGCCGTTCTGCGCGGCGGCCTTCAGCATCGCGTATTCACCGCTGACCTGATAGACGTAGGTCGGGAAGCGGAATTCGTCCTTCACGCGGCGCACGATGTCGAGATACGGCATGCCGGGCTTCACCATCACCATGTCCGCGCCCTCGTCGATGTCGAGGCGCACTTCGCGCAACGCCTCATCGCTGTTCGAGGGATCCATCTGGTAGGTCATCTTGTTGCCCTTGCCGAGATTCGACGCGGAGCCGACCGCGTCGCGGAACGGGCCGTAGAACGCGGACGCATACTTCGCCGAGTACGCCATGATCCGCGTGTAGATGTGGCCTTCGCTCTCGAGCATCTCGCGCACCGCGCCGATGCGCCCGTCCATCATGTCTGACGGCGCGACGATGTCGACGCCCGCTTCCGCCTGCGCGCGCGCCTGCTCGACGAGGATCTCGACCGTCTCGTCGTTGAGCACGTAGCCGGCTTCGTCGAGCACGCCGTCCTGGCCGTGGCTCGTGTACGGATCGAGTGCGACGTCGGTCAGCACGCCGAGCTCGGGGAAGCGCTGCTTCAGCTCGCGCACCGCGCGCGGAATCAGCCCTTCGGGATTCGTCGCCTCGCGGCCGTCGGGCGTCTTCAGCGACGGCTCGATCGCCGGAAAGAGCGACAGGACCGGCA contains:
- the rpmJ gene encoding 50S ribosomal protein L36; protein product: MKVMASVKRICRNCKIIKRKGVVRVICSSDPRHKQRQG
- a CDS encoding DNA-directed RNA polymerase subunit alpha gives rise to the protein MQTSLLKPKIIAVESLGENHAKVVMEPFERGYGHTLGNALRRVLLSSMVGYAPTEVTIAGVVHEYSTLDGVQEDVVNLLLNLKGVVFKLHNRDEVTVTLRKEGEGVVTAGDIELAHDCEVINPNHVIAHLSKGGKLDVQIKVEKGRGYVPGNVRRYGDETAKIIGRIVLDASFSPVRRVSYAVESARVEQRTDLDKLVMNIETSGVITPEEAIRQSARILVDQLSVFAALEGTETAAEAPSRAPQIDPILLRPVDDLELTVRSANCLKAENIYYIGDLIQRTENELLKTPNLGRKSLNEIKEVLASRGLTLGMKLENWPPAGLDK
- the dsbD gene encoding protein-disulfide reductase DsbD gives rise to the protein MFNRIPPHTQFLRFLIAVAAMLGALFGTSFAARAADDFLDPAVAFKFSVSEVPGQVDIHFKIADGYYMYRERFAFAVKSGSATLGEPQLPAGHVKFDPTFQKNVETYRGELTIHLPIKQASGPFELAVTSQGCADEGICYPPAEHVARIDGAALGAAGAAPVAAAAGADSPAADGGSWYERVTSADYARSLLEGHGFLTIIALYFVAGMVLSLLPCSYPMIPILSAIIVGEGAHATRARAFALSLTYVIGMALVYTALGVAAALVGQSLGAWLQNPWVLGAFALLLTVFALLLIGGIDIALPQRWQSGAAQTTGPRKGGRFVAVATMGALSALVVGACMTAPLFAVLAFIAHTGNAFLGGAALFSMGIGLGVPLLVIGIGAGTLLPRAGAWMDGVKVFFGVVLLAAALWIVWPALNAASQLGLGALWLLIAAAALGLFTPHSGSSSIWRRLGRGLGAALAIWAATLLVGLAAGSTDPLRPLAVLAARAALSNGVANAGAAAYEGPAFAPVRSIAELDEIVKTSTRPVLLDFYADWCVSCKEMEHLTFTDARVGARFSQMRLVRADVTANTPDEQALLKRFGLFGPPGIIMFDSNGQERGRVVGYQSADRFLRSLDRMSLPAALSAP
- the cutA gene encoding divalent-cation tolerance protein CutA — protein: MVIVMMLTTVPDAAVARALADGALSARLAACVSELGAIRSSYHWQGKVETADEIQLLFKTSAVRALELERYIQSHHPYDVPEIVSWQATATAAYGHWVATETQRLFHV
- the rpmD gene encoding 50S ribosomal protein L30, with product MSEKTVKVQLVKSLIGTRESHRATVRGLGLRRLNSVSELQDTPAVRGMINKVSYLVKVIG
- the rplO gene encoding 50S ribosomal protein L15, with product MELNNLKPAEGAKHAKRRVGRGIGSGLGKTAGRGHKGQKSRSGGFHKVGFEGGQMPLQRRLPKRGFTSLTKEFVGEVRLGDIEKLPVDEVDLLALKQAGLVGELTKSAKIIATGEIKRKIVVKGLGATKGARAAIEAAGGSFAE
- the infA gene encoding translation initiation factor IF-1, which encodes MAKDDVIQMQGEVIENLPNATFRVKLENGHVVLGHISGKMRMHYIRILPGDKVTVELTPYDLSRARIVFRAK
- the rplR gene encoding 50S ribosomal protein L18, giving the protein MDKTQSRLRRARQTRIKIAELQVARLAVHRTNTHIYAQVFSPCGTKVLASASTLEAEVRAQLADKSGKGGNVAAATLIGKRIAEKAKAAGIESVAFDRSGFRYHGRVKALAEAAREAGLKF
- the rplQ gene encoding 50S ribosomal protein L17; this encodes MRHRHGLRKLNRTSSHRLAMLRNMSNSLIEHEVIKTTLPKAKELRKVVEPLITLGKKPSLANRRLAFNRLRDRDSVAKLFDVLGPRFANRPGGYLRILKFGFRVGDNAPMALVELLDRPEVEETENVQEAE
- the rpsK gene encoding 30S ribosomal protein S11, encoding MAKASNTAAQRVRKKVKKNVAEGVVHVHASFNNTIITITDRQGNALAWATSGGQGFKGSRKSTPFAAQVAAESAGRVAMEYGVKNLEVRIKGPGPGRESAVRALHGLGIKITAISDVTPIPHNGCRPPKRRRI
- the rpsM gene encoding 30S ribosomal protein S13 produces the protein MARIAGVNIPNHQHTEIGLTAIFGIGRTRARSICVASGVAFSKKVKDLTDADLEKLREEVGKFVVEGDLRREVTMNIKRLMDLGCYRGVRHRKGLPLRGQRTRTNARTRKGPRRAAQALKK
- the rpsE gene encoding 30S ribosomal protein S5 gives rise to the protein MAKMQAKVQADERDDGLREKMISVNRVTKVVKGGRILGFAALTVVGDGDGRVGMGKGKAKEVPVAVQKAMEQARRNMFKVPLKNGTLQHEVHGKHGASTVLLAPAKDGTGVIAGGPMRAVFDVMGVQNVVAKSHGSTNPYNLVRATLDGLRKQSTPADIAAKRGKSVEEILG
- the secY gene encoding preprotein translocase subunit SecY — translated: MANSPSLAKPGRSTAKFGDLRRRAMFLLLALIVYRIGAHIPVPGIDPDQLAKLFQSQAGGILGMFNMFSGGALSRFTIFALGIMPYISASIIMQLMAIVSPQLEALKKEGQAGQRKITQYTRYFTVVLATFQAFGIAAALENQPGLVTDPGAVFRLTTVVTLVTGTMFLMWLGEQITERGLGNGISIIIFGGIAAGFPNAVGGLFELVRTGSMSIISAIIIVVLIAAVTYLVVFIERGQRKILVNYAKRQVGNKIYGGQSSHLPLKLNMSGVIPPIFASSIILFPATILSWFSSGERKGWLSDTLHNVAEALKPGQPVYVLLYTLAIVFFCFFYTALVFNSRETADNLKKSGAFVPGIRPGDQTARYIDRILTRLTLAGAVYIVFVCLLPEFLVLRWNVPFYFGGTSLLIIVVVTMDFMAQVQSYVMSQQYESLLKKANFKGGNIPMR
- the hemB gene encoding porphobilinogen synthase → MSIHPLHRPRRMRRDDFSRRLMRENILTTNDLIYPVFVVEGTNVRQPVPSMPGVERVSVDLLMGVAEQCVELGVPVLSLFPAIEPSLKTPDGREATNPEGLIPRAVRELKQRFPELGVLTDVALDPYTSHGQDGVLDEAGYVLNDETVEILVEQARAQAEAGVDIVAPSDMMDGRIGAVREMLESEGHIYTRIMAYSAKYASAFYGPFRDAVGSASNLGKGNKMTYQMDPSNSDEALREVRLDIDEGADMVMVKPGMPYLDIVRRVKDEFRFPTYVYQVSGEYAMLKAAAQNGWLDHDKVVLESLLAFKRAGADGILTYFALDAARLLRAQK
- the rpsD gene encoding 30S ribosomal protein S4, yielding MARYIGPKAKLSRREGTDLFLKSARRSLADKCKLDSKPGQHGRISGARTSDYGTQLREKQKVKRIYGVLERQFRRYFAEADRRKGNTGENLLQLLESRLDNVVYRMGFGSTRAEARQLVSHKAITVNGIVANIPSQQVKAGDVVSIREKAKKQARIVEALSLAEQGGMPSWVAVDAKKFEGTFKQMPERADIAGDINESLIVELYSR